A region of the Massilia sp. erpn genome:
CCGCCTGCAACCACTCGCGCAGCAGCGGCAAGGTGATTGGACGTTGGGTCTCCAGGGAATATTGGTCGAGGGAGTCCAGCATCGCCGAGAGCGAACGCATATCGCGCCGGAAATGGGACAGCAAATAGGGTAACACGCCGGGCGACAGCGTCAAGCCGCGGGCGGCAGCAGCCTGGCTCAGGGCGGCCACCTTCTCGTCGTCGCTCAGGCCATGGATCTGGTAGATCAGGCCCCAGCCCATGCGCGTGCGCAGGTCTTCGCGCACCGGCAGCACGGCCGGCGCCACGGCGCCGCTGCACACCATGAAAGCCTGGTTGGCGCGGATTTCGTTAAACAGGGCGAAGGCGTCGATCTGCGCCACCGGCGACAGCTTTTCGCAGTCGTCCAGCAGGTACAGGTCCACTTCCGGCGCATACAGGAATTCCGTCTCGATCGAGAAGGGCGAGATATAGCGCGCCCGTTCGGTCGAGGCGAGCGCCTTCAGCAGGTGGCTTTTGCCTGCGCCGATCTCGCCCCACAGATAGGCGAAATGTTCGGGCGACGTCCGGTCCGCGAATTGGCGCATCAGCGCCGCCACTTCCGCATTGCGCCCCACCTCGAAGGACTCGAGGGTGTGCACCGGCTCGGCGCCCAGATCCAGCACCAGTTGTTTCATGCCCGCCGCCCTGTTTCCTTTTGCATAACGTTTTTGTCCA
Encoded here:
- the hda gene encoding DnaA regulatory inactivator Hda, giving the protein MKQLVLDLGAEPVHTLESFEVGRNAEVAALMRQFADRTSPEHFAYLWGEIGAGKSHLLKALASTERARYISPFSIETEFLYAPEVDLYLLDDCEKLSPVAQIDAFALFNEIRANQAFMVCSGAVAPAVLPVREDLRTRMGWGLIYQIHGLSDDEKVAALSQAAAARGLTLSPGVLPYLLSHFRRDMRSLSAMLDSLDQYSLETQRPITLPLLREWLQAEAKE